A region of the Haematobia irritans isolate KBUSLIRL chromosome 5, ASM5000362v1, whole genome shotgun sequence genome:
GCATACCCAATCGACATTATGATAGTTGGCAACACTTACGGGATATTAATTCGTAGTGAAGAATCAAGACGAAGAAgcatttgttttcaattaataatagtATTTCCCAGATCATTGTTTTGCACCTCTAACACAGTTTGGAAAGGAATAATTCAAGATGACTACAGACGTCAGAGATATATTGGACATGGAACGTCCCAACACTCCAGAAATTACCAGGGACTCATTTCTGGCCACCAAGAAAAGGAACTTTGAAAAGTATGTATACCCAGAGATTCTATCGtccttttatatttattgtttcCATCATGTCTTCCAGGACAAAAGGAAATTCAAAACGGCCCGAGGGAATGAATCGTGAGGTATTTGCCTTACTGTACAATGACAATAAAGACGCTCCGCCTTTGCTGCCTACAGATACGGCTTTGGGTATAGGGTCGGGATACAAGCAAATCAAAGCACGATTGGGTATGAAAAAAGTAAGAAAATGGGAATGGGCTCCGTTTTCGAATCCAGCACGTAATGATGGTGCTGTATTTCATCACTGGAAAAGAACCAGCGATGAAAGCAAAGACACTCCATATCCATTTGCAAAGTTTAATAAGCAATTGGAAATACCACAATACACCATAGCAGAATATAATTCGCATTTGCAAACGAATACGCAAAAGTGGACTAAGGAGCAGACGGATCATTTATTTGATTTGGCAAAAAGGTAAGCGTAagtaagtaaataaaattaattttgaattttagttttctgttcTCTTCAAGGTTTGACTTACGTTTCATTATAATGGCCGATCGTTGGGATCGTTCGCAATATGGCATGAAATCTGTTGAAGATCTTAAAGAGCGTTACTACGAAGTCATTGGCATACTCTCTAAAATTAAAGCACCGGCTTCAGGAGGCGCCAATGCCAATAATGCCTATGACAGAAAACCTTTTGTTTTCGATATAGAACATGAACGGCGACGTAAGGATCAACTTAAGAAACTCTTCGAACGCACTAGCCAACAAGTGAAAGAGGAACAGAATTTACTCAATGAACTGCGCAAAATCGAGGCTCGTAAGAAGGAACGAGAACGTAAGACCCAAgatttgcaaaaattaatcTCTCAAGCCGATCAACAGGGGGATACTTCAGCAAGTGCTCAGAATGCTCGAAAATATGAAAAGAAATTGCATAAAAAGAAATTGCATCATCAACCAAGACCCTCGAAAGTTGATTCGGTGGTCAATGCCATAGAGATTGGGTCAAGTGGTATTAAGTTTGCTGATTTGCGTGGTTCAGGAGTATCGCTAAgatctcaaaaaatgaaattacccGCCAACATAGGACAACGTAAAGTGAAAGCTTTGGAGCAGGCAATACAAGAATTTAAAGTGGGTAAGTAATATGGAGTATATATAACGATTTGACCATTACTTCATGTTTTCAAAATcatacttttttattttcaatttattttatagatccCACGCCACCTCCTACTGAAGAAATTTGCAATTCATTTA
Encoded here:
- the DMAP1 gene encoding DNA methyltransferase 1 associated protein 1 yields the protein MTTDVRDILDMERPNTPEITRDSFLATKKRNFEKTKGNSKRPEGMNREVFALLYNDNKDAPPLLPTDTALGIGSGYKQIKARLGMKKVRKWEWAPFSNPARNDGAVFHHWKRTSDESKDTPYPFAKFNKQLEIPQYTIAEYNSHLQTNTQKWTKEQTDHLFDLAKRFDLRFIIMADRWDRSQYGMKSVEDLKERYYEVIGILSKIKAPASGGANANNAYDRKPFVFDIEHERRRKDQLKKLFERTSQQVKEEQNLLNELRKIEARKKERERKTQDLQKLISQADQQGDTSASAQNARKYEKKLHKKKLHHQPRPSKVDSVVNAIEIGSSGIKFADLRGSGVSLRSQKMKLPANIGQRKVKALEQAIQEFKVDPTPPPTEEICNSFNELRSDMVLLCELRTALSTCVYEMESLKHQYEAACPGKTLNIPSSLIPSTSQIKSETSDIATVTNTSN